A single window of Chitinophaga sp. XS-30 DNA harbors:
- a CDS encoding glycerophosphodiester phosphodiesterase family protein has product MIAWYKKLAACGVAIALSSAAFAQDHTINVLNIKTAKDLRAFFKYTGKDIPFISGHRGGVNAGFPENSIEAFENTLRHTPATFEIDPRLTKDSVIVLMHDATLNRTTTGKGKVGDYTLAELKQLFLKDVEGNVTSFRIPTLEEAIIWSKGKTVLILDKKDVPFDMTAAIIAKHKAEAHVMVTVHNAKEAKWYHDRNKEIVFEAFVKTQKALEEYEALGIPWTHIMAYVGPDNKPELKPLYANLNKRGVMCMISTAPTYDKLTSAEERANAYRAIIRDGASLIEADRSIEAAEAIKTLLPGKSRKEKFFGKKVI; this is encoded by the coding sequence ATGATAGCATGGTATAAAAAACTCGCGGCCTGTGGTGTGGCGATAGCCCTGAGCAGCGCTGCATTTGCACAGGATCATACGATCAATGTGCTGAACATCAAAACAGCCAAAGACCTGCGGGCATTCTTCAAATACACCGGTAAAGACATTCCCTTCATCAGCGGCCACCGCGGCGGCGTAAATGCGGGCTTCCCGGAAAACAGCATCGAAGCATTCGAGAACACCCTGCGCCATACTCCCGCCACTTTCGAGATCGACCCGCGCCTCACAAAAGACAGCGTGATCGTATTGATGCATGATGCCACACTGAACCGCACCACCACCGGTAAAGGGAAAGTAGGCGACTATACGCTGGCGGAACTGAAACAACTGTTCCTCAAAGATGTGGAAGGCAATGTCACCAGCTTCCGCATCCCCACCCTGGAGGAAGCGATTATCTGGAGCAAGGGAAAAACCGTGCTGATACTGGATAAAAAAGATGTGCCTTTCGACATGACGGCGGCCATCATCGCCAAACATAAAGCGGAAGCTCACGTTATGGTCACCGTACACAACGCAAAAGAAGCAAAGTGGTATCACGACCGCAACAAGGAGATCGTTTTTGAAGCTTTCGTAAAAACACAAAAGGCCCTCGAAGAATACGAAGCCCTCGGCATCCCCTGGACGCACATCATGGCGTATGTTGGTCCGGATAACAAACCGGAGCTGAAGCCCCTTTACGCCAACCTGAACAAACGCGGCGTCATGTGCATGATCTCCACCGCGCCTACGTACGACAAGCTGACTTCCGCGGAAGAGCGTGCCAACGCCTACCGCGCTATCATCCGCGACGGCGCCAGCCTGATCGAAGCAGACCGTTCAATTGAGGCTGCGGAAGCAATTAAGACCTTGCTGCCGGGGAAGAGCAGGAAGGAGAAGTTTTTTGGGAAGAAAGTAATTTGA
- a CDS encoding DUF1304 domain-containing protein, with protein sequence MAIITLVLICIIAFLHLYFLYLEMFAWTTRGPKVFRQIPKELFEPTKVLAANQGLYNGFLAAGLIWSLFIDDVAWQQHVAVFFLSCVAVAGIYGALSASRKIFFIQALPALVTILLIFVL encoded by the coding sequence ATGGCCATCATCACCCTCGTCCTCATCTGCATCATCGCCTTCCTGCACCTGTATTTCCTTTACCTCGAAATGTTCGCATGGACAACCCGCGGCCCGAAGGTCTTCCGGCAGATCCCCAAAGAACTCTTCGAACCCACAAAAGTACTGGCAGCCAATCAGGGTTTATATAACGGGTTCCTCGCGGCGGGATTGATATGGAGCCTGTTCATCGATGACGTGGCATGGCAGCAGCATGTAGCGGTCTTCTTTTTATCCTGCGTAGCCGTGGCGGGTATTTATGGCGCCTTGTCCGCCTCCCGGAAGATATTCTTCATACAGGCGCTCCCCGCACTGGTCACAATTCTCCTGATCTTCGTGCTTTAA
- a CDS encoding DUF5690 family protein: MIHPAGLFTTVDGPFFTFYAFNTVSSMYMFTKRQIWTAIFAAITSFSAYTAIFTFRKAFNVAAYEGHTLFGMDYKIVLVITQVLGYMAAKFYGIRFISEMKRVRRHMLIFSLVGMSWLAWLMFALMPPPYNFWCLFLNGFPLGMLWGVVFSYVEGRRTTDLISAALAVSFIFASGLAKTTAQWVMDAWTVSEYWMPFVVGCIFMPVLFVFVILLEKIPPPDEADIQQRMDRKPMAKAERSALLRSFLPGIFALVVIYILVTILREIRDSFMADMWRESGVALEAGVFAKTETTISLIILVLIAAMIWMRNNFRAFMLAQGMMLAGFIIALGATILYQRLQLQMYGWMLMVGLGLYMVYIPFNSILFDRFIATFRFAGNVGFLIYIADSFGYLGSVGVLLSKTVFNLQANWLQFYMQLVMVTGLAGITGTLVSMLYFSRKYFKARRSGEL; the protein is encoded by the coding sequence TTGATTCACCCCGCAGGGCTGTTCACTACGGTGGACGGCCCTTTTTTTACCTTTTATGCTTTTAACACCGTATCTTCCATGTATATGTTCACCAAACGCCAGATCTGGACCGCGATCTTTGCGGCCATCACCAGTTTCTCTGCCTACACTGCTATCTTCACGTTTCGCAAAGCCTTCAATGTGGCGGCTTACGAAGGGCACACCCTTTTCGGGATGGACTACAAGATCGTGCTGGTGATCACACAGGTATTGGGATACATGGCCGCCAAATTTTACGGCATCCGTTTTATTTCGGAAATGAAGCGGGTACGCAGGCATATGCTGATCTTTTCGCTGGTCGGCATGTCATGGCTGGCATGGCTGATGTTTGCGCTGATGCCGCCGCCGTACAATTTCTGGTGCCTGTTCCTCAATGGTTTTCCGCTGGGCATGTTATGGGGCGTGGTGTTCTCCTATGTGGAAGGGCGGCGTACGACAGACCTGATCAGCGCGGCGCTGGCCGTGAGTTTCATTTTTGCATCAGGACTGGCCAAAACAACGGCGCAATGGGTGATGGATGCCTGGACGGTCAGTGAATACTGGATGCCTTTTGTGGTAGGCTGCATCTTTATGCCGGTGCTGTTTGTATTCGTTATTCTGCTGGAAAAAATTCCGCCGCCGGACGAGGCGGACATTCAACAGCGGATGGACCGCAAACCGATGGCCAAAGCGGAGCGCAGTGCGCTGCTCCGGAGTTTTCTGCCCGGTATCTTTGCGCTGGTGGTCATTTATATACTGGTTACCATTCTCCGGGAGATACGGGACAGCTTTATGGCGGATATGTGGCGGGAATCAGGCGTGGCACTGGAAGCCGGTGTTTTTGCGAAGACGGAAACCACCATTTCCCTCATCATCCTTGTACTGATCGCCGCCATGATCTGGATGCGCAATAATTTCCGGGCGTTCATGCTGGCGCAGGGGATGATGCTGGCGGGTTTCATTATCGCCCTGGGCGCCACCATCCTTTATCAGCGTTTGCAGCTGCAGATGTATGGCTGGATGCTGATGGTGGGGCTTGGGTTGTATATGGTCTACATTCCTTTCAACAGTATTTTGTTCGACCGGTTCATTGCTACTTTCCGTTTTGCCGGGAATGTAGGGTTCCTGATATACATTGCCGATTCTTTCGGATACCTGGGAAGCGTGGGCGTGCTGCTGTCGAAAACCGTATTCAACCTGCAGGCCAACTGGCTGCAGTTCTACATGCAGCTGGTGATGGTCACCGGGCTGGCCGGTATCACCGGTACACTGGTGTCTATGCTGTATTTTTCCCGCAAATACTTTAAAGCACGAAGATCAGGAGAATTGTGA